One stretch of Vulpes lagopus strain Blue_001 chromosome 12, ASM1834538v1, whole genome shotgun sequence DNA includes these proteins:
- the LOC121473110 gene encoding keratin-associated protein 4-12-like, translating into MVNSCCGSVCSDQSCGQETCCRPTCCGSSGCGSSCCRPSCCISSCRPTCCQTTCCRTTCYRPSCCVSSCCRPSCSSSSCCGSSCCRPSCCISSCCRPSCSSSSCCGSSCCRPSCCISSCCRPSCCGSSSCGSSCCRPSCCPSCCLRPVCGRVSCHSTCYRPTCVISTCPRPMCCASSCC; encoded by the coding sequence ATGGTCAACTCCTGTTGTGGCTCCGTCTGCTCTGACCAGAGCTGTGGCCAAGAGACCTGCTGCCGCCCCACCTGCTGTGGTTCCAGCGgctgtggctccagctgctgcAGGCCCAGCTGCTGCATCTCTAGCTGCCGCCCCACCTGCTGCCAGACCACCTGCTGCAGGACCACCTGCTACCGCCCCAGCTGCTGTGTGTCCAGCTGCTGCCGCCCCTCCTGCTCTAGTTCCAGCTgctgtggctccagctgctgcAGGCCCAGCTGCTGCATCTCTAGCTGCTGCCGCCCCTCCTGCTCCAGTTCCAGCTgctgtggctccagctgctgcAGGCCCAGCTGCTGCATCTCTAGCTGCTGCCGCCCCTCCTGCTGTGGCTCCAGCTCCTGTGGCTCTAGCTGCTGccgcccctcctgctgcccctcctgctgcctgcGCCCAGTCTGTGGCCGGGTCTCCTGCCACAGTACCTGCTATCGCCCCACCTGTGTCATCTCCACCTGTCCCCGCCCCATGTGCTGTGCCTCCTCTTGCTGCTGA
- the LOC121473107 gene encoding keratin-associated protein 4-6-like isoform X3, with protein MVNSCCGSVCSDQGCGQETCCRPTCCQTTCCRTTCCRPSCCVSSCCRPSCSSSSGCGSSCCRPSCCISSCCRPTCCQTTCCRPSCCVSSCCRPSCSSSSCCGSSCCRPSCCISSCCRPSCCQTTCCRTTCCRPSCCVSSCCRPSCSSSSCCGSSCCRPSCCIRPVCGRVSCHSTCYRPTCVISTCPRPMCCASSCC; from the exons ATGGTCAACTCCTGTTGTGGCTCCGTCTGCTCTGACCAGGGCTGTGGCCAGGAGACCTGCTGCCGCCCCACCTGCTGCCAGACCACCTGCTGCAGGACCACCTGCTGCCGCCCCAGCTGCTGTGTGTCCAGCTGCTGCCGCCCCTCCTGCTCTAGTTCCAGCGgctgtggctccagctgctgcAGGCCCAGCTGCTGCATCTCTAGCTGCTGCCGCCCCACCTGTTGCCAGACCACCTGCTGCCGCCCCAGCTGCTGTGTGTCCAGCTGCTGCCGCCCCTCATGCTCCAGTTCCAGCTgctgtggctccagctgctgcAGGCCCAGCTGCTGCATCTCTAGCTGCTGCCGTCCCTCCTGCTGCCAGACCACCTGCTGCAGGACCACTTGCTGCCGCCCCAGCTGCTGTGTGTCCAGCTGCTGCCGCCCCTCCTGCTCTAGTTCCAGCTgctgtggctccagctgctgcAGGCCCAGCTGCTGCATC cGCCCAGTCTGTGGCCGGGTCTCCTGCCACAGTACCTGCTATCGCCCCACCTGTGTCATCtccacctgcccccgccccatgTGCTGTGCCTCCTCTTGCTGCTGA
- the LOC121473107 gene encoding keratin-associated protein 4-12-like isoform X2 has product MVNSCCGSVCSDQGCGQETCCRPTCCQTTCCRTTCCRPSCCVSSCCRPSCSSSSGCGSSCCRPSCCISSCCRPTCCQTTCCRPSCCVPSCCISSCCRPSCCQTTCCRTTCCRPSCCVSSCCRPSCSSSSCCGSSCCRPSCCISSCCRPSCSSSSCCGSSCCRPSCCISSCCRPSCCGSSSCGSSCCRPSCCPSCCLRPVCGRVSCHSTCYRPTCVISTCPRPMCCASSCC; this is encoded by the exons ATGGTCAACTCCTGTTGTGGCTCCGTCTGCTCTGACCAGGGCTGTGGCCAGGAGACCTGCTGCCGCCCCACCTGCTGCCAGACCACCTGCTGCAGGACCACCTGCTGCCGCCCCAGCTGCTGTGTGTCCAGCTGCTGCCGCCCCTCCTGCTCTAGTTCCAGCGgctgtggctccagctgctgcAGGCCCAGCTGCTGCATCTCTAGCTGCTGCCGCCCCACCTGTTGCCAGACCACCTGCTGCCGCCCCAGCTGCTGTGT GCCCAGCTGCTGCATCTCTAGCTGCTGCCGTCCCTCCTGCTGCCAGACCACCTGCTGCAGGACCACTTGCTGCCGCCCCAGCTGCTGTGTGTCCAGCTGCTGCCGCCCCTCCTGCTCTAGTTCCAGCTgctgtggctccagctgctgcAGGCCCAGCTGCTGCATCTCTAGCTGCTGCCGCCCCTCCTGCTCCAGTTCCAGCTgctgtggctccagctgctgcAGGCCCAGCTGCTGCATCTCTAGCTGCTGCCGCCCCTCCTGCTGTGGCTCCAGCTCCTGTGGCTCTAGCTGCTGccgcccctcctgctgcccctcctgctgcctgcGCCCAGTCTGTGGCCGGGTCTCCTGCCACAGTACCTGCTATCGCCCCACCTGTGTCATCtccacctgcccccgccccatgTGCTGTGCCTCCTCTTGCTGCTGA
- the LOC121473107 gene encoding keratin-associated protein 4-2-like isoform X1, with the protein MVNSCCGSVCSDQGCGQETCCRPTCCQTTCCRTTCCRPSCCVSSCCRPSCSSSSGCGSSCCRPSCCISSCCRPTCCQTTCCRPSCCVSSCCRPSCSSSSCCGSSCCRPSCCISSCCRPSCCQTTCCRTTCCRPSCCVSSCCRPSCSSSSCCGSSCCRPSCCISSCCRPSCSSSSCCGSSCCRPSCCISSCCRPSCCGSSSCGSSCCRPSCCPSCCLRPVCGRVSCHSTCYRPTCVISTCPRPMCCASSCC; encoded by the coding sequence ATGGTCAACTCCTGTTGTGGCTCCGTCTGCTCTGACCAGGGCTGTGGCCAGGAGACCTGCTGCCGCCCCACCTGCTGCCAGACCACCTGCTGCAGGACCACCTGCTGCCGCCCCAGCTGCTGTGTGTCCAGCTGCTGCCGCCCCTCCTGCTCTAGTTCCAGCGgctgtggctccagctgctgcAGGCCCAGCTGCTGCATCTCTAGCTGCTGCCGCCCCACCTGTTGCCAGACCACCTGCTGCCGCCCCAGCTGCTGTGTGTCCAGCTGCTGCCGCCCCTCATGCTCCAGTTCCAGCTgctgtggctccagctgctgcAGGCCCAGCTGCTGCATCTCTAGCTGCTGCCGTCCCTCCTGCTGCCAGACCACCTGCTGCAGGACCACTTGCTGCCGCCCCAGCTGCTGTGTGTCCAGCTGCTGCCGCCCCTCCTGCTCTAGTTCCAGCTgctgtggctccagctgctgcAGGCCCAGCTGCTGCATCTCTAGCTGCTGCCGCCCCTCCTGCTCCAGTTCCAGCTgctgtggctccagctgctgcAGGCCCAGCTGCTGCATCTCTAGCTGCTGCCGCCCCTCCTGCTGTGGCTCCAGCTCCTGTGGCTCTAGCTGCTGccgcccctcctgctgcccctcctgctgcctgcGCCCAGTCTGTGGCCGGGTCTCCTGCCACAGTACCTGCTATCGCCCCACCTGTGTCATCtccacctgcccccgccccatgTGCTGTGCCTCCTCTTGCTGCTGA
- the LOC121473107 gene encoding keratin-associated protein 4-6-like isoform X6, giving the protein MVNSCCGSVCSDQGCGQETCCRPTCCQTTCCRTTCCRPSCCTTCCRPSCCVSSCCRPSCSSSSCCGSSCCRPSCCISSCCRPSCCQTTCCRTTCCRPSCCVPSCCISSCCRPSCSSSSCCGSSCCRPSCCISSCCRPSCCGSSSCGSSCCRPSCCPSCCLRPVCGRVSCHSTCYRPTCVISTCPRPMCCASSCC; this is encoded by the exons ATGGTCAACTCCTGTTGTGGCTCCGTCTGCTCTGACCAGGGCTGTGGCCAGGAGACCTGCTGCCGCCCCACCTGCTGCCAGACCACCTGCTGCAGGACCACCTGCTGCCGCCCCAGCTGCTGT ACCACCTGCTGCCGCCCCAGCTGCTGTGTGTCCAGCTGCTGCCGCCCCTCATGCTCCAGTTCCAGCTgctgtggctccagctgctgcAGGCCCAGCTGCTGCATCTCTAGCTGCTGCCGTCCCTCCTGCTGCCAGACCACCTGCTGCAGGACCACTTGCTGCCGCCCCAGCTGCTGTGT GCCCAGCTGCTGCATCTCTAGCTGCTGCCGCCCCTCCTGCTCCAGTTCCAGCTgctgtggctccagctgctgcAGGCCCAGCTGCTGCATCTCTAGCTGCTGCCGCCCCTCCTGCTGTGGCTCCAGCTCCTGTGGCTCTAGCTGCTGccgcccctcctgctgcccctcctgctgcctgcGCCCAGTCTGTGGCCGGGTCTCCTGCCACAGTACCTGCTATCGCCCCACCTGTGTCATCtccacctgcccccgccccatgTGCTGTGCCTCCTCTTGCTGCTGA
- the LOC121473107 gene encoding keratin-associated protein 4-6-like isoform X4: MVNSCCGSVCSDQGCGQETCCRPTCCQTTCCRTTCCRPSCCVSSCCRPSCSSSSGCGSSCCRPSCCISSCCRPTCCQTTCCRPSCCVSSCCRPSCSSSSCCGSSCCRPSCCISSCCRPSCCQTTCCRTTCCRPSCCVSSCCRPSCCGSSCCRPSCCPSCCLRPVCGRVSCHSTCYRPTCVISTCPRPMCCASSCC; this comes from the exons ATGGTCAACTCCTGTTGTGGCTCCGTCTGCTCTGACCAGGGCTGTGGCCAGGAGACCTGCTGCCGCCCCACCTGCTGCCAGACCACCTGCTGCAGGACCACCTGCTGCCGCCCCAGCTGCTGTGTGTCCAGCTGCTGCCGCCCCTCCTGCTCTAGTTCCAGCGgctgtggctccagctgctgcAGGCCCAGCTGCTGCATCTCTAGCTGCTGCCGCCCCACCTGTTGCCAGACCACCTGCTGCCGCCCCAGCTGCTGTGTGTCCAGCTGCTGCCGCCCCTCATGCTCCAGTTCCAGCTgctgtggctccagctgctgcAGGCCCAGCTGCTGCATCTCTAGCTGCTGCCGTCCCTCCTGCTGCCAGACCACCTGCTGCAGGACCACTTGCTGCCGCCCCAGCTGCTGTGTGTCCAGCTGCTGCCGCCCCTCCTG CTGTGGCTCTAGCTGCTGccgcccctcctgctgcccctcctgctgcctgcGCCCAGTCTGTGGCCGGGTCTCCTGCCACAGTACCTGCTATCGCCCCACCTGTGTCATCtccacctgcccccgccccatgTGCTGTGCCTCCTCTTGCTGCTGA
- the LOC121473107 gene encoding keratin-associated protein 4-12-like isoform X5 codes for MVNSCCGSVCSDQGCGQETCCRPTCCQTTCCRTTCCRPSCCVSSCCRPSCSSSSGCGSSCCRPSCCISSCCRPTCCQTTCCRPSCCVSSCCGSSCCRPSCCISSCCRPSCSSSSCCGSSCCRPSCCISSCCRPSCCGSSSCGSSCCRPSCCPSCCLRPVCGRVSCHSTCYRPTCVISTCPRPMCCASSCC; via the exons ATGGTCAACTCCTGTTGTGGCTCCGTCTGCTCTGACCAGGGCTGTGGCCAGGAGACCTGCTGCCGCCCCACCTGCTGCCAGACCACCTGCTGCAGGACCACCTGCTGCCGCCCCAGCTGCTGTGTGTCCAGCTGCTGCCGCCCCTCCTGCTCTAGTTCCAGCGgctgtggctccagctgctgcAGGCCCAGCTGCTGCATCTCTAGCTGCTGCCGCCCCACCTGTTGCCAGACCACCTGCTGCCGCCCCAGCTGCTGTGT TTCCAGCTgctgtggctccagctgctgcAGGCCCAGCTGCTGCATCTCTAGCTGCTGCCGCCCCTCCTGCTCCAGTTCCAGCTgctgtggctccagctgctgcAGGCCCAGCTGCTGCATCTCTAGCTGCTGCCGCCCCTCCTGCTGTGGCTCCAGCTCCTGTGGCTCTAGCTGCTGccgcccctcctgctgcccctcctgctgcctgcGCCCAGTCTGTGGCCGGGTCTCCTGCCACAGTACCTGCTATCGCCCCACCTGTGTCATCtccacctgcccccgccccatgTGCTGTGCCTCCTCTTGCTGCTGA
- the LOC121473107 gene encoding keratin-associated protein 4-6-like isoform X7, which translates to MVNSCCGSVCSDQGCGQETCCRPTCCQTTCCRTTCCRPSCCVSSCCRPSCSSSSGCGSSCCRPSCCISSCCRPTCCQTTCCRPSCCVSSCCRPSCSSSSCCGSSCCRPSCCISSCCRPSCCQTTCCRTTCCRPSCCVCCRPSCCPSCCLRPVCGRVSCHSTCYRPTCVISTCPRPMCCASSCC; encoded by the exons ATGGTCAACTCCTGTTGTGGCTCCGTCTGCTCTGACCAGGGCTGTGGCCAGGAGACCTGCTGCCGCCCCACCTGCTGCCAGACCACCTGCTGCAGGACCACCTGCTGCCGCCCCAGCTGCTGTGTGTCCAGCTGCTGCCGCCCCTCCTGCTCTAGTTCCAGCGgctgtggctccagctgctgcAGGCCCAGCTGCTGCATCTCTAGCTGCTGCCGCCCCACCTGTTGCCAGACCACCTGCTGCCGCCCCAGCTGCTGTGTGTCCAGCTGCTGCCGCCCCTCATGCTCCAGTTCCAGCTgctgtggctccagctgctgcAGGCCCAGCTGCTGCATCTCTAGCTGCTGCCGTCCCTCCTGCTGCCAGACCACCTGCTGCAGGACCACTTGCTGCCGCCCCAGCTGCTGTGT CTGCTGccgcccctcctgctgcccctcctgctgcctgcGCCCAGTCTGTGGCCGGGTCTCCTGCCACAGTACCTGCTATCGCCCCACCTGTGTCATCtccacctgcccccgccccatgTGCTGTGCCTCCTCTTGCTGCTGA
- the LOC121473679 gene encoding keratin-associated protein 4-11-like, translating into MVSSCGSVCSDQGCGHGLCQETCCCPSCSGSSCCRPSCCQTTCCRPSCCISSCCRPSCSSSSCCGSSCCRPSCCVSSCCRPTCCQTTCCRTTCCRPSCCVSSCCRPSCSSSSCCGSSCCRPSCCISSCCRPSCCGSSSCGSSCCRPSCCCPSCCLRPVCGRVSCHTTCYRPTCVISTCPRPMCCASSCC; encoded by the coding sequence ATGGTTAGTTCTTGTGGCTCTGTCTGCTCTGACCAGGGCTGCGGCCATGGCCTCTGCCAGGAGACCTgctgctgcccctcctgctctggcTCCAGCTGTTGCCGCCCCAGCTGCTGCCAGACCACCTGCTGCCGCCCCAGCTGCTGCATCTCTAGTTGCTGCCGCCCCTCCTGCTCTAGTTCCAGCTGCTGTGGCTCTAGCTGCTGCAGGCCCAGCTGCTGTGTGTCCAGCTGCTGCCGCCCCACTTGCTGCCAGACCACCTGCTGCAGGACCACCTGCTGTCGCCCCAGCTGCTGTGTGTCCAGCTGCTGCCGCCCCTCCTGCTCTAGTTCCAGCTgctgtggctccagctgctgcAGGCCCAGCTGCTGCATCTCTAGCTGCTGCCGCCCCTCCTGCTGTGGCTCCAGTTCCTGTGGCTCTAGCTGCTGCcgcccctcctgctgctgcccctcctgctgtCTGCGCCCAGTCTGTGGCCGGGTCTCCTGCCACACCACTTGTTATCGCCCCACCTGTGTTATCtccacctgcccccgccccatgTGCTGTGCTTCTTCCTGCTGCTGA